TAACCGCCGCCTCCGAAGAAACCACCGCTTCAATTAACGAAATGGCAGCCTCCATCGAAGAAGTAACCGCCACCACAGAAAACTTAGCCGCCACCGTTGAACAAGTTTCAACGTCAATGGAAGAAATGGCGCAATCTGTTGTCGGAGTTGCTCAAAATGGAGAACGAATTACCGAAGCAGCCACCAATGCAGCTACATCCGCCGAACAGTTAGATCGCTCCATTCGTTCAATTACCACCCTAACTCAACAAGCCGATGAAATTACCCGTCGAGTCATGCAGGATGCTGAAGTGGGGGGTAAAACAGTGGAAAAAGCAATTCAAGGGTTAAGTCGGGTACGAGAATCAATGGTTAAATCTTCCGACGTCATTCGAGATATGGGCAAACGCACCAACGAAATTAGTAGTATTGTCGATACGATTAATTTAATCTCAGAACGCACCAATTTGCTCTCTTTAAATGCTTCAATAGAAGCAGCCAGGGCAGGAGATGCCGGACGGGGATTTGCCGTTGTTGCCGAAGAAATTCGTAATTTAGCCGATCGCGCAGCCCAAGCCACTTCCGACATTGCCTCGATTATTAAAGCCTTACAACAGGTTGCCCAGGATGCCGTTAACACCTCTAATGAAGGGTTAAGAGTCGCTGAAGATAGCGGGAGTTTAGCCGAAGAAGGATTAGGAGGATTAAAAAAAATCCTATCGGGGATAGAAAAAACCACCCAATTAGTCAGTCAAATTACCGTCGCCTCCGAGGAACAAATGATTGCGGGTCAAACCGTTGTTAATTCGATTAATACCACCGCCAACCAAGCACGAGAAGTTGCCAAAGCCACCATTGAACAATCCAAAACCACCCAAGGAATTGTGGTTTCTACTCGACAGATGCAGCAAATTGCTAAACAAGTTACCCAGGCCATGAATGAACAAGCTCGTGCCGCCCGTGATGTGATTAAAGCCGCTCAAAATACCACGAATTTAGCCGGACAAGTCCGTAAAGCGACTTTTGAGCAAAATAAAGGGGCATCCCAAATTATGCAAGCCGTAGAGTCCATGAGGCGGGGAGTCATGACCACTTCACGAGCGATCGCAGAACAGTCCGTAGCCGGAGAGCAAATTTCTAAAGAAGCAGAACGACTGGCCAGCTTGATTAATAGTGTTAGCAAAGACATGACTGAACAAGCCACAATGGCATCTCAAACAACCCAAGCCGTTGATAATATGCGGATACAGTCGGAGCAACTAGCCAAAGCCATGAGGGAACAGTCAAAAGCCATTCAAGAGATGACGGGGGCAATTCAAAGCATCACCCAACAAATTAAATTAATTCGCAGTTCTAATGTAGAACATTCCACTGTTTTAAGCTCGGCACTGCAAGGCATAGAAAATATGGGACAAATCAGTGAACGCCACCGAAATCAGTTATCAGTTATCAGTCATCAAGTATCCGCATTATCAGTTGAGAGTTGGTATTAATCAGTAATCAGGTACCCGCATTATCAGTTATCAGTGCAAGAATTGGCTAATTCCTTAGCTGTTAGCTATTAATTCTTAATTCTTAGTTCTTAACTGATAACTGATAACTGATAACTGTCAACTGATAACTGATAACTGATAACTGATAACTGATTATGGCTATTGGTATTTTTACAACCGATATAAATTTAACAATCCGCTCCTGGGATTCTCGATTAATCGAACTTACGGGAATTACGGCGGCACAGAGTTGTGGACAAAAAATTACCGATCTGATTCCTGATTTGGAACAACGGGGTTTACTAGAACGATTTCAACGGGTGATTACCCAAGGCGTCATTGAAACCCTCGCACCTGCATTCCATCAATATTTAATTCCCTGTCCCCCCCCGGCGAACACCAAGCACTTCCAGTATATGCAGCAGCGCGTTACAATTACGCCCTTACGGGAGAAAACAACCATTGTCGGAACCATTGTCACCCTTGAAGATGTCACCGTGCGACGGGAACGGGAAATTGATCTGGCTCAACATTATCGTCGGGGAATCATTTCCTCCGAAGTAGCTTCCTCTGACCCCCCGACTCAAGAGCGGAATTTAATGTTTGACCTATCCGATGATCTTAATAAAGGCCTGTATGCTAATACTACAGACTTTATGAATGCCCTACAAGATAGTAGTTGGCAAGTCCGACGGGAAGTCGTAGAGCGATTAACAGCCCGTCATAACCCAGAAATTACCACAGAATTATTACAACTTCTGCGCCAAGAACATCGAAATGCCACCATTGTCAATAGTGTGATTCAAGTTTTAGCCTTGAGTCGGGTGGATTTAATTCCCGCCTTAATTGAATGTTTGCATGACCCTGATCCAGAACTGCGGATTTATGCAACCCAAACCTTGGGACAACGGGATGATGTTCGCGCCATTCCTGCCTTAGTTTTGGCTTTAGCAGATAATGATAAAAATGTTCGTTATCATGCCATTGAAGCATTAGGACATTTAAAAGCGAGAGAAGCCATCGATCCCTTACTCGAAATTGCTCAATCTCAAGACTTTTTCCTCGCCTTTCCCGCCCTAGATGCCCTCATGCAAATTGGTGATCTCTCAATTGCAGGACGTTTAATGCCCTTACTTCAAAAAACCTTAAATTGGCGGGTACGTCGGGAGGCCGTCGATAGTTTAGCAATGCAAGACGATCCTAACTTAACCCAGGATTTGTTACGCTTGCTTCGGGAACAACACCGTAACCCCGACATTCTCAATAGTGTGCTTCAGGTTTTAGTGCTCAGTCATATCGATCCAATTCCCTCCTTAGTGGAATGTTTAGCCGATCCCGATCCAGAACTACGCATTTACACCGCCTTAGCCCTCGGAGAACGCCATGACCCCAGAGCCATTCCAGCCTTAATTCAAGCCCTAGATGATATTGATATTAATGTTCGGTATCATACCATTGAATCCCTAGGACACCTGCGGGCAACGGAAGCCGTCGATAAATTAGTCGAAATCGCCCAATCTGGAGACTTTTTCCTCGCCTTTCCCGCCTTGGAAGCCTTAATGAAAATTGGAGACTCCACCATCAGTTGTCGCATCGTTGCCCTATTAGATAACGAGCTATTAGGTCATCAAGTGGCTGAGGTATTAGGAGAATTGGGCTCTGCTGATGTAGTTACTCCCATCGCCCAGGCGCTGAACAAAACGGATATAGCCAACTCTCCCGTGAGAGCCAATAGTTTAGTCATCACCCTAGCTAAAATTTATCAACGCTATCAAACTGAATTTGGAGAAGGAAAATTTATTGCTGACCTCACCCGGCGTGCGGTAACAGAAGTCGGAACTCAAAACCTACTGGATACAATTCAACAGGCCAATCCCGAAGAACTCCAGGCCATCGGCTTAATCTTAGGATGGTTAGAAGGAGAGAAGGTTGCCACCGCCCTAGCCGGACTGTTAAGTTATCCTCAACTGCGAGAATCGATTATTGAAGCCTTAGTGCGCTTTGGCAGTCGCGTCACTCCGTTATTAATCGCCCAACTTGACCTTCCCGACGTCGAAACTCGTAAAGCCGCCATCACCGCCCTGGGTCGCATTGGGAGCAATCAAGCCGTTCCCGCCTTAACCGATTTACTCAGTGCCGACACCGAATTAGTCATGGTCACAACCGCTGCCTTAGCCCAAATTGGCGATGGCCGAGCTTTTGAAGCCCTATTAGAACTCTTAGGACATCCCGACTCCGCCGTGCGTTTAGGTGCCATTGCCGCCCTCAACTCCCTAGGTCATCCCGCCCTCCCGCAACGGATTCTACAATTACTAACCCACCCCAATCCCCGGATTCGGGAGTCAGCCGTCAAAATCGCCGGATATTTTGCCTTTGGGGAGTGTATCGAAGCCTTATTTAACTGTACAGGTGATCCAGAAGAAAAAGTACGACGGGCTGCCATTGAACATTTACCCTACCTGGAGGATGAACGGGTTTTTCCCACTTTAGTTCGAGCCTTAACCCAAGAGGTTCCCTCTGTACGGGCGGCGGCGGCTCATGCTTTGGGGGATATAGAAGTCAATCAAGCCTTACCTCTTTTATTGAATGCTTTACAGGATGCTGATTGCTGGGTACGGTATCAAGCGGCTCGTTCCATTGGGCGTTTGGAGTTTAATCAGTTATCGGAGTCGGAGGCAGAATCCCTTGAACAGGTCTTTGAGATTCTACAATGGCTTGTCAACCAAGATTCTGCTTATCCAGTTCGGGCTGCGGCTACCTCGGCTTTAGGTCATATCGGTGAGGAAAAAGCGATTCCTCTGTTAACGACATTAGTGGGACTGGAGATCGCAGATGGGGACATTGCCCGGGCGGCGGTGATGGCTTTGGGACGGATTAACAGTACCGATGCCGTTGCACCTTTGTTAATGGCGTTGAATTCTACCAATGCAGAACGGCGTTTAGATGCCCTTCATGCGTTTCGAGAACGGGGGGGAGAAGAAGCCGGAGTTGCTTTACAATGGATGGCAGCCGCTGATCCAGAGGAAAAAGTGGTTCAAGCTGCGATTGAATCCCTCTCTCGGATGGGCACCCCAGAAGCGATTGCTGCTTTGTTGGAATTGTCCGTAGATCCCAGCAGTCGGGAAGCTTGTATTATGGCGTTGGCTTCTCGAAATTTGGAGCATTCGGGCCAGAAAGAGGACTATATTGAAGGCATTAGCCAAGGATTAACCCATCTGCATCCGGCTGTCCGGTGTACTGTTGTTGAAGTGTTGAAACGCCTCAAACATCCTTTTGCTTCGGAAATTTTAATCAGTGCATTAAACGACCAGGATCAAAGTGTCCGTTTATCGGCGGTTAATGCTTTGGTTTATTTGGGAAATCGCTCCTGTACTGAACAGTTGGGGATATTAGCTCGTAATGATCCTTCTGCGGCAGTTCGTCGGGCGGCTCAAAAAGGATTGCACCAATAATCAGTTATCAGTTATCAGTTATCAGTTATCAGTCATCAGCCATTAATTTTTAGTTTTCAGTTATAGCCAGGAAAAACTTAATTGGGAAGTTCATAAAAACACAAGTTTAGGCTGGCGCTCATCAGTTTATGTCCTAACTTGACTAATTACTGATAACTGTTGACTGATGACTGATAACTGATGACTGATGACTGATAACTGATGACTGATGACTGACAACTGATTACTGATATGCGATTTTCTCCAAAACCTCTGAATTTAAGCGATAATATTTTTATTATTTTGCGAGATCTAATCCATGAACGAACGGGATTATTTTATACGAGTTCTAAGCAAAATATGTTGGCTGATAAGTTATCTAATCGCGTGTTTGAAAATGGGTTAGACTCGTTTTTAGACTATTATTATCTGCTGAAATATGATCCTAAAGCGGATGAAGAATGGCAACAAGTTATTAATAGTTTAAGTGTCCCCGAAACCTATTTCTGGCGAGAGTATGATCAAATCAAGGTTTTGATTGAGGTGTTAATTCCTCAGTATTTAGAGAAGTTTTATAGTCTCTCTTATCCTTGTCAACCCCTGCGGATTTGGAGTGCGGCTTGTTCCACAGGAGAAGAACCCTTAACAATTGCGATCGCTTTGAATGAAGCAGGTTGGTTTGAACGAGTTCCGATTGAAATTTGGGCGAGTGATGCTTCTTCTAAGGCAATTGATAAGGCTAAAATGGGATTATATCGACAATATTCATTTCGGAACTTTCCTGAAGCTTTGAAGCGGAAATATTTTACGGCTGAAGCAGATGGATGGCGGGTTTCTCCTGAGATTCATCGCCGAGTTCATTGGTCAGTTAATAATTTATTGAAGGAGTCTGAAATTCAATATCTAGCTCAAGCTCATTTTGTTTTTTGTCGGAATGTTTTTATTTACTTTTCCGAGACTTCTATCCGCCAAACTGTTAATTATTTCTATGAACGAATGTTTAAACCCTCTTATTTGTTTCTGAGTGCTTCTGAGTCTCTCTTAAAACTGAAAACTAATTTTGAATTGGAAGACATTGAAGGAGCATTTATATATGTTAAACATTAAAGCAGCAATTCTGCTGGATTTGAGTCTAATTCATTGATGCCCCTATTGTAATAAAAAAAGGATAAAAAGTCATGAATAAAATTATTCGCGTTTTAGTGGTTGATGATTCTGCTTATGTTCGTAAAGTCATTAAACAAATGCTGTCTCGTAGCCCTTTTATTGAAGTTGTGGGAACAGCCCATGATGGGGAAGACGCTTTAGAAAAATTAGAACGGTCACCGGATGAAATTGATGTAATTACCTTAGATTTATTAATGCCTAAAATCGATGGGGTAGAGTTTCTTAAAAGACAAATGGAACGACATCCAATTCCGGTGATTATTGTGAGTATCGCCAATGAAGGGGGAGAATTAGTATTAGCAGCTTTAGACGCGGGGGCTGTTGATTTTGTACATAAACCTACGGCTTTAGCGACGGAAAAAATGTATGAATTAGCGGAGGAATTAATTGATAAAGTCAAAGCTGCTGCGAATGTCCCTTTAAAGCGTCTTCCGGTTCCGGCTTTAGGGTCATTACCTCCGGGATTGATTTCGGTTCAACCGGTGTTTAAGCCCGGTACAATTGATTTAATTACAATTGGAATTTCCACAGGTGGCCCCCAAGCTTTAGCATTTTTGATTCCTCAATTACCGAGTAATCTTCCGGTTCCAATTGCCATTGTTTTACATATGCCAATTGGTTATACCAAAATGTATGCAGAACGATTAGATCAATTATCAGCATTGAAAGTGGTTGAAGCGGGTGATGGAGAAATTCTGCATCCTGGGATGGTTTTTATTGCCCCTGCTGGCCGTCATTTAACCTTTAAACGGGAAGGGAATTCTGTTGTTACCCGTCTGGCTGCACAACCCTTTGATATGCCTCATCGTCCCTCGGTGGATGTTATGTTTCAATCAGCCGCAGAAGTTTATGGTAATCGGCTTTTAGGAATTGTGATGACCGGAATGGGTTCCGATGGAAAACAGGGTGCAGCATGGATAAAATCTCATGGAGGTTTAATATTTACTGAATCTGAAGAAACTTGTATTGTTTATGGAATGCCACGTTCTGTAGAAGAATCAGGGTTAAGTGATCATTCTTATCCTCTCAATAGAATTGCACAGGCAATTTTAGACGTTTTATGAGTGTTCTTGATAACCTCAAAATTATAACCCTCAATAGGTGTAAAAATGTTACTCACCGAAAAGCAAAAAATGGCCTTATCTGAATTTATGAAAATTGTTCTCTCTCGGAGAACAGCAACGGCATTATCTCAATTAATTGGGTCTGATGTGACGATGAAGGTGGCGGAGGTTTCTTTATCTCCGTTGAGTAAATTAATGACTGAATTACCCAACCAGTTCAATGAAGATATTGTCAGCGTTCATCAAATGTTTAAAGGGACAATGAGTGGAGATGCGCTGTTACTTTTAAACTATTCTTTTGCGGTCAAACTCACAAACTTACTGCGACCCGATCAAGAAGATTATAATTTATATTTGAATGTTTCTTCCTGTGAAGTTTTAATGGAAGCGGGGAATATTCTGTTAAATTCCTATATTAATATGTTGGGAACTTTAATGGGGAGTCAGTTTACTTTCTCGATTCCCACTTTCCAAATTGAACCCTTACCTGATTTAGTCAAATCTTTAATGATGGGAAAAAATGAAGTCCGTTATGTATTAATGGTGGATACCACCTTCCAATTCTATCATAATTCGGTTCGAGGTTCTTTAGTTTTTGTGTCTGGAGTGATTCCTTTATCGTGTTTAATTAAAGGAATTGAAGCCTCTATCGACTTAGCAATTCCTAATCCCTAATGGCAATAGCAAACAAGAAAGTCTCATAGTAATCATCCTTTGAGCTTCTTCTTTTCTAGTCCTGAACCCATTGACACCCTAGAGCCGAATCAGGAGAAAACTTGAACCCAATATAGAGGGCTCAAATTTGGCCAACATCAGGGGATTCCTTTGATTAAGCTGCATGGGGTTAAACCTTATATTATCGCTAACCTCTCTTCAGCTTGGCAAATTTCCATGATTCATAGTAAAATTAATTTAGCGATTTTAATAAGATTTTATTTAAAAAAGTGCATTTTTTTGCTTAATTCATTGATACCCTTTATTTTCCTTTTTAAGCGTTCCTTTCCCTTTCAATCTTGTTGTTCTTCGGGGTGAGTATAATTTCTCAAAACCGCTCTGAACTGTTGGGCTTGAGCTTACGAAGAATGGACAGTTGAAGTTTGACGCTTGACGAATGGGGCGTGGGCTTTTGGCTTACGCACCCTACAACTTGTTTCCCCCTCCCCCTGTGCTCCCTGCTCTTTGTTTTCGTAGGCAGCTTATGGCCATAATTCAGCTTAACTTGATTAAAATCCTCAGCCAAACACCCTGGAAAAAAGTGTTACCGTTATTATTAGGTGTGCTGGCTACTATTGCCGTTATCCTGGTGTGGGAACGACTTACCCTGAATGAACAATACCACTACAAACAGTTAATTCAGCAGGAAGCCCAGGGGATTGAGTTACAACTGAGCAGAGAACTCACCTACCGAATTGTTACCCTCAAACAAATGGCAAATCGCTGGGAAGTTGATGGGGGTACAGCTAAAGAAAGTTGGGAAAAAGATGCAGAAGCTTATATTCATGATTTTTCGGGTTATCAAGCCATTGAATGGGTTGATCCGACGTTTCGAGTGCGTTGGGTTGTGTCCAAAGTGGGAAATGAAGTCACACAAAATACTGATTTCTCCCAAGAATCCCGTCGTCAAATTACCCTTAAAATTGCCCGGAATCTGGATGAAATTATTTTAACTCGCCGGATTAGATGGACTCAAGGGGGTCAAGGTTTTTTAGCTACTGTACCTCTCTTTATTGGCGATGGGTTCCGCCCAGCCGAAGGCTATCGCTTTGATGGATTTATTGTCGGAGTTTTTCACTTCCAAACTCTATTTGATAGCATTTTGAACGTACCACCCGGTTATAAAGTAGCGATTTATGATGGGACTGAATCAATTTATCGTCAAGGCGGATTTCCTTCCCACTCTACTTTACAAAAAACAGTTATTGTCAGAGCCTATGGTGCTGACTGGCGAGTCGTAGTTGCATCTACAAAACAAGCAACTAGCCCTTTACCTATTGTGGTTCTGATCGCAGGCTTAACGTTAATTGGGTTATGTTTATTAGTGGTGTATCTGATTAGAATCAGTCAGGATCAAGTTCATCAATTAAAGAGAACCAACCAGCAACTGCAACAGGAATTTGAACATAGACAACAGGCAGAAATCGCTCAGACTCAACTGGCTGCCATTGTTGAATTCTCAGAAGATGCAATTATTAGTAAAGATTTAAATAGTATAATCAGAAGTTGGAATCACGGAGCCGAGCAAGTTTTTGGTTACACAGCCGATGAAATCCTTGGACAATCGATTAACAAATTGATTCCCCCAGAATATTACGCCGAAGAACAAGAAATTCTGCACCGGATTCTCCGAGGAGAAAGTATTAAACATTACGACACCAAACGACTTAGGAAAGATGGAACTTTTATTGATGTTTCTATTACAATTTCTGCCCTAAAAGACAAAGCTGGAACTATTATTGGTGCTTCCAAGATTGCTCGAAATATTACCGAAAGTAAACAAGCCCAAGAATCCCTCTATGAAAGCGAACTTCGATATCGACAACTGATTAATAACTTAAATACCGGGTTCGTTATTCATGCTCCCGATACCAAGATTTTGTTATGTAATTCAACCGCTTGTGATTTATTAGGACTCACCATTGAACAAATGATGGGAAAAACTGCTATTGATCCCGCATGGCATTTTGTTCGGGAAGATGGAACCCAGATGCCCATCGAAGAATATCCGATTAATCGAGTCTTATCAACTCAAACGTCTCTTAAAAATTATGTACTAGGAATTAATAGTGGTAAACCAACCTTAGTTTGGGTTTTAGTCAACGGTTTTCCCGAATTTGATCATCAGAATCAACTTAAACAAATTGGAATTACCTTTATTGATATCACCAAAATTAAACAAGCTGAAGCTGAACAACAAGAAATGAGCGAGGTGATGGAAAATGCCCTATCGGGGATTTCTAAACTGGATGCCCAAGGTCGTTATCTTTATGTCAATAAAACCTACGCTGAAATCACCGGTTATCAACCCGAAGAAATGATTGGAATGTTGTGGCAAAAAACAGTACATCCTGATGATTTAGAAAAACTTATTGCAGCCTATGAGCTTATGCTAAAAACAGGAAGAGTTGAAGTAGAAGCCACCGGAATTCGCAAAGATGGTTCAATTATTTATAAACAATTAGTCATGATTGCTAACTCTGACGAACAGCATCAATTGTTGGGGCATTATTGCTTTATGAAAGATATTAGCGAAAAAGCCCGACTTGAAGCGGAACGCAAACAAGCGGAACTCAAATTAGAAAAAGAACTTCTGCGAACAAAAGCTTTATTTAATACCTCATTAGATGGTATTGTCGTCATGAATAACCAAGGAGATGCAATCCAATCCAGTCCTCGTTTTGCCGAAATGATAGGTTATACCCCAGAAGAAACCCTGAGTTTAAACGTAGCAGATTGGGATGCCCAATGGACAAAAGAACAATTACAGACAATTCTCAAAAACCCTAATTTTATTCCTCTCTTTGAAACCCGACATCGCCGTAAAGATGGCTCGGAATACGATGTCGAAATTAGTTACAGTCGCGTCACCTTAGAAGGAGAAGTGATCCACTTTTGTATTTGCCGAGATATCAGCAAACGTAAACAAGCAGAAATCGACCTCCAAATCTCTCAAGCTCGGTTTGCAGGAATCTTAGAAATTGCCAATGATGCCATTATTTCCGTGAATCAGCATCAAGAAATTACGTTATTTAACAAAGGAGCCGAACAAATTTTTGGTTACCAAGCAGAAGAGATATTAGGTAAACCCCTGGCGCTGTTGATACCAGAACGCTTTGCAAAAATTCATCATCAACATCTTGCTGACTATGCCAAAATCGGAGGGTATGCCAGGCCCATGTCAGAGCGAGGAGGCATCTTTGGGCGACGCAAAGACGGGTCAGAATTTCCCGCCGAAGCCTCCATTTCTAACCTCAATCTCAAAGGTGAAATTATCTTTACCGTATTCTTGCGTGACATTACCGCCAGACAAGAAGCAGAAGCCGCCTTACGTCAAAGTGAAGAAAAATTCCGCACAGCCATCGATTTTACCTACGATTGGGAATATTGGCTTGATACAAAAGGTCAGTTTATCTATACCTCTCCCTCCTGTGAGCGGATCACAGGTTTTTCACCTAACGAATTTATCACCAACCCTAACCTCATTAGTGAGATTATTTATCCAGACGATTTCCCAACCCTAGATAACCATATTTGTAATTACCACTCTGGAGTCGAATTTGCCGAGTTTCGGATTATCACCCGTTCCAGTGAAATTCGCTGGATTTCCCACACTTGTCAACCCCTATTTAGCCATGAAAATCAATTTCTCGGTCTACGAATCAGCAATCGAGATATTACTGAACAAAAGCAAATTGAAACCCAACGTCAACAAGCCGAACAAGCCCTTCGGGAAAGTGAAGCTCGGTTTCAAGCCTTTATGAATCATAGTCCGGCTCCAGCCTGGATTACCGACATCAACGGCTTAATCCTCTATGTCAGCCAAACCTATAGTCAGAGTTTCCAGTTACCCACTGAAGATCTTCTCGGTAAAACCATCTTTGATATCTATCCCACTAACATTGCCCAACAATTTTTGGACAATATCTTAACCGTTAGTCAAACCCATGAAGTCATGAAAACCATTGAGATTGCACCCCGTCCCGATGGTAGTCTCGGTGACTTCCTCGTCTATAAATTTCCAATTCCTGACCCATCGGGACAAATCCTCATCGGGGGAGTTGCCATCGACGTCACCCAACAACACCAAGCCGAAACCGCCCTACATCTCAGCGAAGAGCGATTGCAACTGGCCCTAGAAGCGTCTGGAGATGGACTCTGGGATTGGAACATTGAACAAGGAGAAGTATATTTAAGTTCTCGCTATCAGGAAATGCTGGGCTATCAACCCGGTGAATTACAGATAGACCTTAATCTCTGGATTGAGATGATTCATCCCGATGATCGCTCCTTGGTTTGGGACTGTTTGAATGCTCACTTAAAAGATAGTTTTGTTTCATTCGCCTTTGACTATCGTTTTCAGTGTAAATCGGGGGAATGGAAATGGATTGCCGACTATGGAAAAGTCGTCGCTTATAATGCTCAGGGTCAGCCCATCCGCATGATTGGAACCCATAAAGATATTAGCGATCGCAAACAAAAAGAAATAGCCCTCCGACAAGCCATGGAAGCCGCAGAACAAGCCAATCTTGCCAAAAGTATCTTCCTCGCCAACATGAGTCACGAACTCCGTACCCCC
Above is a window of Planktothrix sp. FACHB-1365 DNA encoding:
- a CDS encoding protein-glutamate O-methyltransferase CheR produces the protein MRFSPKPLNLSDNIFIILRDLIHERTGLFYTSSKQNMLADKLSNRVFENGLDSFLDYYYLLKYDPKADEEWQQVINSLSVPETYFWREYDQIKVLIEVLIPQYLEKFYSLSYPCQPLRIWSAACSTGEEPLTIAIALNEAGWFERVPIEIWASDASSKAIDKAKMGLYRQYSFRNFPEALKRKYFTAEADGWRVSPEIHRRVHWSVNNLLKESEIQYLAQAHFVFCRNVFIYFSETSIRQTVNYFYERMFKPSYLFLSASESLLKLKTNFELEDIEGAFIYVKH
- a CDS encoding chemotaxis protein CheC, which gives rise to MLLTEKQKMALSEFMKIVLSRRTATALSQLIGSDVTMKVAEVSLSPLSKLMTELPNQFNEDIVSVHQMFKGTMSGDALLLLNYSFAVKLTNLLRPDQEDYNLYLNVSSCEVLMEAGNILLNSYINMLGTLMGSQFTFSIPTFQIEPLPDLVKSLMMGKNEVRYVLMVDTTFQFYHNSVRGSLVFVSGVIPLSCLIKGIEASIDLAIPNP
- a CDS encoding methyl-accepting chemotaxis protein; the protein is MAKVNNKQQKNYKNQQKNSPEIPDQNPPELIIQQLRQQNQQILIKTQDIVQAVEHLSEGMNTQTRLAEESSSQIQTLTTSLKHTATQAQSVAVSGEELVSSINEMAASIEQVTASSTELATAIRQTSTSVQQSSVSTHNVANSAQEMATSASQVTASMVQVAASIKSVSLDTENLAAAVNETAASIEEMTSSIGGVAQNADDLTAASEETTASINEMAASIEEVTATTENLAATVEQVSTSMEEMAQSVVGVAQNGERITEAATNAATSAEQLDRSIRSITTLTQQADEITRRVMQDAEVGGKTVEKAIQGLSRVRESMVKSSDVIRDMGKRTNEISSIVDTINLISERTNLLSLNASIEAARAGDAGRGFAVVAEEIRNLADRAAQATSDIASIIKALQQVAQDAVNTSNEGLRVAEDSGSLAEEGLGGLKKILSGIEKTTQLVSQITVASEEQMIAGQTVVNSINTTANQAREVAKATIEQSKTTQGIVVSTRQMQQIAKQVTQAMNEQARAARDVIKAAQNTTNLAGQVRKATFEQNKGASQIMQAVESMRRGVMTTSRAIAEQSVAGEQISKEAERLASLINSVSKDMTEQATMASQTTQAVDNMRIQSEQLAKAMREQSKAIQEMTGAIQSITQQIKLIRSSNVEHSTVLSSALQGIENMGQISERHRNQLSVISHQVSALSVESWY
- a CDS encoding chemotaxis response regulator protein-glutamate methylesterase: MNKIIRVLVVDDSAYVRKVIKQMLSRSPFIEVVGTAHDGEDALEKLERSPDEIDVITLDLLMPKIDGVEFLKRQMERHPIPVIIVSIANEGGELVLAALDAGAVDFVHKPTALATEKMYELAEELIDKVKAAANVPLKRLPVPALGSLPPGLISVQPVFKPGTIDLITIGISTGGPQALAFLIPQLPSNLPVPIAIVLHMPIGYTKMYAERLDQLSALKVVEAGDGEILHPGMVFIAPAGRHLTFKREGNSVVTRLAAQPFDMPHRPSVDVMFQSAAEVYGNRLLGIVMTGMGSDGKQGAAWIKSHGGLIFTESEETCIVYGMPRSVEESGLSDHSYPLNRIAQAILDVL
- a CDS encoding HEAT repeat domain-containing protein translates to MAIGIFTTDINLTIRSWDSRLIELTGITAAQSCGQKITDLIPDLEQRGLLERFQRVITQGVIETLAPAFHQYLIPCPPPANTKHFQYMQQRVTITPLREKTTIVGTIVTLEDVTVRREREIDLAQHYRRGIISSEVASSDPPTQERNLMFDLSDDLNKGLYANTTDFMNALQDSSWQVRREVVERLTARHNPEITTELLQLLRQEHRNATIVNSVIQVLALSRVDLIPALIECLHDPDPELRIYATQTLGQRDDVRAIPALVLALADNDKNVRYHAIEALGHLKAREAIDPLLEIAQSQDFFLAFPALDALMQIGDLSIAGRLMPLLQKTLNWRVRREAVDSLAMQDDPNLTQDLLRLLREQHRNPDILNSVLQVLVLSHIDPIPSLVECLADPDPELRIYTALALGERHDPRAIPALIQALDDIDINVRYHTIESLGHLRATEAVDKLVEIAQSGDFFLAFPALEALMKIGDSTISCRIVALLDNELLGHQVAEVLGELGSADVVTPIAQALNKTDIANSPVRANSLVITLAKIYQRYQTEFGEGKFIADLTRRAVTEVGTQNLLDTIQQANPEELQAIGLILGWLEGEKVATALAGLLSYPQLRESIIEALVRFGSRVTPLLIAQLDLPDVETRKAAITALGRIGSNQAVPALTDLLSADTELVMVTTAALAQIGDGRAFEALLELLGHPDSAVRLGAIAALNSLGHPALPQRILQLLTHPNPRIRESAVKIAGYFAFGECIEALFNCTGDPEEKVRRAAIEHLPYLEDERVFPTLVRALTQEVPSVRAAAAHALGDIEVNQALPLLLNALQDADCWVRYQAARSIGRLEFNQLSESEAESLEQVFEILQWLVNQDSAYPVRAAATSALGHIGEEKAIPLLTTLVGLEIADGDIARAAVMALGRINSTDAVAPLLMALNSTNAERRLDALHAFRERGGEEAGVALQWMAAADPEEKVVQAAIESLSRMGTPEAIAALLELSVDPSSREACIMALASRNLEHSGQKEDYIEGISQGLTHLHPAVRCTVVEVLKRLKHPFASEILISALNDQDQSVRLSAVNALVYLGNRSCTEQLGILARNDPSAAVRRAAQKGLHQ